One region of Triticum aestivum cultivar Chinese Spring chromosome 6B, IWGSC CS RefSeq v2.1, whole genome shotgun sequence genomic DNA includes:
- the LOC123135953 gene encoding F-box/LRR-repeat protein At4g14103 isoform X1 has protein sequence MGKREAAAAAPGPDKPEPHGAAEKRARSGHGDETADDFISGLPDVVLGSIISLLPTKDGGRTPVLSRRWRHLWRSAPLNLAATLAPVRTSSRCVPARTSFRVLPSAVSEIISQHPGPARRFYLRCPGAGDPGADDLCAQAESWLHSPALANLEELDISYANPQLLPSALRSASTLLVAKMSHCGFPNEIGPSMNFPLLKQLSLMDVYISEDVFHDLLSGCHALESLYVSKVFGVRCLRISSPKIRSIGFYFHSSKQKGELVIEDAPRLVRLLIPYYGAYDDDCVTIRVVRAPKLEILGPLLLVVSKLLVSQVGISPVSSANSMRTVKILALRSSGHELDPVLNILRRFPCLEQLYVIFHKHNEQDKKNGPRYDPLHPIECLQTHLKRVVFRPFTGNDKQYEFARFFVLNAVVLNKVEFEGFGDYNSVSLAYQHSFLQVENRASRDAQFEFRRYIRTEHQFVEHIHDLSVVDPFSSHSQD, from the exons ATGGGGAAgagggaggccgcggcggcggcgcctgGGCCCGACAAGCCCGAACCCCACGGAGCTGCAGAGAAGCGGGCAAGGAGTGGCCACGGTGACGAGACGGCCGACGATTTCATCAGCGGGCTCCCCGATGTCGTCCTTGGctccatcatctccctcctccccaccAAGGACGGCGGCCGCACGCCGGTCCTCTCCCGCCGATGGCGCCACCTGTGGCGCTCCGCGCCTCTCAATCTCGCGGCCACCCTCGCCCCCGTCCGCACCTCCTCCCGTTGCGTCCCCGCCCGCACCTCCTTCCGCGTCCTACCCTCCGCCGTCTCCGAGATAATCTCACAGCACCCTGGCCCTGCCCGCCGGTTTTACTTGCGTTGCCCCGGCGCCGGAGACCCAGGCGCCGACGACCTCTGCGCCCAGGCGGAGAGCTGGCTTCACTCCCCGGCACTCGCCAACCTCGAGGAGCTCGATATCAGCTACGCCAACCCCCAGCTGCTGCCATCTGCGCTCCGCTCTGCATCCACCCTCCTCGTTGCCAAGATGAGCCATTGTGGTTTCCCCAACGAGATCGGGCCGTCCATGAACTTCCCCCTCCTCAAGCAGCTCTCCTTGATGGACGTTTACATCTCGGAGGATGTCTTCCACGATTTGCTCTCTGGTTGCCATGCCTTGGAGAGTCTTTACGTGTCCAAAGTTTTTGGTGTGAGATGCCTCCGTATTAGCTCGCCGAAAATCAGGAGCATCGGCTTCTATTTCCATAGCTCCAAACAAAAAGGAGAACTGGTCATCGAGGATGCTCCTCGGCTTGTAAGGTTACTAATACCTTATTATGGTGCCTATGACGATGATTGTGTTACTATCCGGGTAGTTAGGGCGCCTAAACTGGAGATATTGGGCCCTTTGCTACTCGTCGTCTCCAAGCTCCTAGTCTCCCAGGTA GGAATAAGCCCAGTCAGCTCGGCAAACTCAATGCGCACCGTCAAGATTTTGGCTCTCAGGTCTTCTGGCCATGAATTGGACCCAGTTCTTAACATCCTCAGGCGGTTTCCTTGTCTGGAACAGCTCTATGTCATT TTTCACAAACACAATGAGCAGGATAAGAAAAATGGGCCTCGGTATGACCCACTACATCCAATTGAATGCCTTCAAACCCATCTCAAGAGAGTGGTGTTTCGGCCATTCACGGGCAATGACAAACAGTATgaattcgccaggttctttgttttgAATGCAGTAGTGTTAAACAAAGTTGAATTCGAAGGATTCGGTGACTACAACAGTGTATCGTTGGCTTATCAACACAGTTTTCTACAAGTAGAAAACAGAGCTTCTCGAGATGCTCAATTTGAATTCAGGAGATATATTCGTACCGAGCACCAGTTCGTAGAGCACATCCATGATTTGTCAGTGGTTGACCCGTTCAGCAGCCATAGCCAAGATTGA
- the LOC123135953 gene encoding F-box/LRR-repeat protein At4g14103 isoform X2 gives MGKREAAAAAPGPDKPEPHGAAEKRARSGHGDETADDFISGLPDVVLGSIISLLPTKDGGRTPVLSRRWRHLWRSAPLNLAATLAPVRTSSRCVPARTSFRVLPSAVSEIISQHPGPARRFYLRCPGAGDPGADDLCAQAESWLHSPALANLEELDISYANPQLLPSALRSASTLLVAKMSHCGFPNEIGPSMNFPLLKQLSLMDVYISEDVFHDLLSGCHALESLYVSKVFGVRCLRISSPKIRSIGFYFHSSKQKGELVIEDAPRLVRLLIPYYGAYDDDCVTIRVVRAPKLEILGPLLLVVSKLLVSQGISPVSSANSMRTVKILALRSSGHELDPVLNILRRFPCLEQLYVIFHKHNEQDKKNGPRYDPLHPIECLQTHLKRVVFRPFTGNDKQYEFARFFVLNAVVLNKVEFEGFGDYNSVSLAYQHSFLQVENRASRDAQFEFRRYIRTEHQFVEHIHDLSVVDPFSSHSQD, from the exons ATGGGGAAgagggaggccgcggcggcggcgcctgGGCCCGACAAGCCCGAACCCCACGGAGCTGCAGAGAAGCGGGCAAGGAGTGGCCACGGTGACGAGACGGCCGACGATTTCATCAGCGGGCTCCCCGATGTCGTCCTTGGctccatcatctccctcctccccaccAAGGACGGCGGCCGCACGCCGGTCCTCTCCCGCCGATGGCGCCACCTGTGGCGCTCCGCGCCTCTCAATCTCGCGGCCACCCTCGCCCCCGTCCGCACCTCCTCCCGTTGCGTCCCCGCCCGCACCTCCTTCCGCGTCCTACCCTCCGCCGTCTCCGAGATAATCTCACAGCACCCTGGCCCTGCCCGCCGGTTTTACTTGCGTTGCCCCGGCGCCGGAGACCCAGGCGCCGACGACCTCTGCGCCCAGGCGGAGAGCTGGCTTCACTCCCCGGCACTCGCCAACCTCGAGGAGCTCGATATCAGCTACGCCAACCCCCAGCTGCTGCCATCTGCGCTCCGCTCTGCATCCACCCTCCTCGTTGCCAAGATGAGCCATTGTGGTTTCCCCAACGAGATCGGGCCGTCCATGAACTTCCCCCTCCTCAAGCAGCTCTCCTTGATGGACGTTTACATCTCGGAGGATGTCTTCCACGATTTGCTCTCTGGTTGCCATGCCTTGGAGAGTCTTTACGTGTCCAAAGTTTTTGGTGTGAGATGCCTCCGTATTAGCTCGCCGAAAATCAGGAGCATCGGCTTCTATTTCCATAGCTCCAAACAAAAAGGAGAACTGGTCATCGAGGATGCTCCTCGGCTTGTAAGGTTACTAATACCTTATTATGGTGCCTATGACGATGATTGTGTTACTATCCGGGTAGTTAGGGCGCCTAAACTGGAGATATTGGGCCCTTTGCTACTCGTCGTCTCCAAGCTCCTAGTCTCCCAG GGAATAAGCCCAGTCAGCTCGGCAAACTCAATGCGCACCGTCAAGATTTTGGCTCTCAGGTCTTCTGGCCATGAATTGGACCCAGTTCTTAACATCCTCAGGCGGTTTCCTTGTCTGGAACAGCTCTATGTCATT TTTCACAAACACAATGAGCAGGATAAGAAAAATGGGCCTCGGTATGACCCACTACATCCAATTGAATGCCTTCAAACCCATCTCAAGAGAGTGGTGTTTCGGCCATTCACGGGCAATGACAAACAGTATgaattcgccaggttctttgttttgAATGCAGTAGTGTTAAACAAAGTTGAATTCGAAGGATTCGGTGACTACAACAGTGTATCGTTGGCTTATCAACACAGTTTTCTACAAGTAGAAAACAGAGCTTCTCGAGATGCTCAATTTGAATTCAGGAGATATATTCGTACCGAGCACCAGTTCGTAGAGCACATCCATGATTTGTCAGTGGTTGACCCGTTCAGCAGCCATAGCCAAGATTGA